One genomic region from Nymphaea colorata isolate Beijing-Zhang1983 chromosome 10, ASM883128v2, whole genome shotgun sequence encodes:
- the LOC116262123 gene encoding nifU-like protein 1, chloroplastic, translating into MSISCLSASRLVLTRSISRSQDAKFSCWSSSLSALSVRKEAFQRSVFSRPAFRVPVRASGVDSGLYSSRTYQLNPENVNLVLDDVRPYLISDGGDVEVVSVIDGVVSLKLQGACETCPSSTTTMKMGIERVLKENFGDQIKDIVQVFEEQSVRTTVDSVNAHLDILRPAIKNYGGSVEVISVDGGDCTVKYVGPDSIGSGIKAAIKEKFPDIVNVIFN; encoded by the exons ATGAGCATCTCCTGTCTTTCGGCTAGCAGATTGGTACTAACCAGATCAATTTCCCGATCGCAGGACGCAAAATTCTCATGTTGGTCGTCTTCCCTGTCTGCTCTTTCAGTAAGGAAGGAAGCTTTTCAGAGATCAGTTTTCTCCCGACCAGCGTTTAGAGTTCCCGTCAGAGCCTCCGGAGTCGATTCCGGGTTGTATTCCTCCCGGACGTACCAACTCAACCCAGAGAACGTGAATCTTGTTCTTGATGATGTTCGTCCGTATCTGATCTCTGATGGTGGTGACGTTGAGGTCGTCTCTGTTATTGATGGAGTGGTCTCTCTTAAGCTCCAAG GGGCGTGTGAGACTTGTCCAAGCTcaacaacaacaatgaaaaTGGGGATTGAGAGAGTGTTGAAGGAAAATTTTGGGGACCAAATCAAAGATATAGTTCAAGTGTTTGAAGAACAATCAGTCAGAACGACGGTTGAT TCTGTGAATGCGCATCTTGACATACTAAGACCTGCTATTAAGAATTATGGTGGGAGCGTTGAAGTGATTTCCGTAGACGGTGGGGATTGCACCGTCAAGTATGTTGGACCTGATTCCATCGGGTCCGGGATCAAAGCCGCCATCAAGGAGAAGTTTCCTGATATAGTGAATGTTATATTTAATTAG
- the LOC116263228 gene encoding non-specific lipid-transfer protein 1-like, which produces MASKFSSLMVMVMLLAAALPKAKAAMTCDALYEDLLPCLEYVIHRGGFAAPPPRCCSSVRNLINNRLRLPADRQAACRCLRPSRWPFSDTPDRSTTASPAPCPRHAALIWPSPSTLRLTATELTEFIDAYR; this is translated from the exons ATGGCTTCGAAATTCTCTTCCCTCATGGTAATGGTAATGCTCTTGGCAGCAGCGCTGCCAAAGGCAAAAGCGGCAATGACATGCGATGCCCTGTATGAGGATCTGCTGCCATGCCTGGAATATGTAATACATCGAGGAGGCTTCGCAGCACCCCCGCCCCGCTGTTGCAGCAGCGTCAGAAACCTCATCAACAACAGACTCCGGCTGCCGGCGGACCGCCAGGCCGCCTGCCGCTGCCTCAGGCCCTCAAGATGGCCTTTTTCGGATACTCCGGACCGTTCAACTACCGCCTCGCCCGCGCCTTGCCCGCGGCATGCGGCGCTCATTTGGCCTTCCCCATCGACCCTTCGATTAACTGCAACAG AGCTCACTGAGTTCATCGATGCATACAGATGA
- the LOC116263227 gene encoding non-specific lipid-transfer protein 1-like — translation MAGASNFSSPATAMLAMTVMVVVVLAAVPGAKAPAACMPVYTRLIPCLEYVTSGGLVLPSPSCCRGVRAVAMARGYARVLACRCIEEVVALYSGSVDYSTVTSLPASCGVHMPFAISPSIDCSKV, via the exons ATGGCAGGCGCCTCCAACTTCTCATCTCCGGCCACCGCAATGCTGGCGATGacggtgatggtggtggtggtgctaGCCGCTGTGCCGGGGGCCAAGGCACCAGCGGCATGTATGCCAGTGTACACGCGATTAATCCCTTGCTTGGAGTACGTGACGAGCGGAGGCCTTGTGCTTCCGTCCCCTAGTTGTTGTAGAGGTGTGAGGGCCGTGGCCATGGCTCGTGGATACGCACGCGTGCTAGCCTGCCGTTGCATCGAGGAAGTTGTAGCCCTCTACTCCGGCAGCGTCGACTACTCTACCGTCACCTCGTTGCCTGCATCATGTGGAGTCCACATGCCTTTCGCCATCTCTCCCTCCATTGATTGCTCCAA GGTATAA
- the LOC126410435 gene encoding putative receptor like protein 25, which yields MTHLKVLVLRSNHFYGPIISTDSEQTLQIIDVSNNELSGALPPQLFNNLTAMMVSQSTEGSMFLQLSSTTPSYVVVIQTIKGASMLITKILTTLTIIDLSNNLLSGEIPREIGKLKGLYSLNISNNDLTGAIPSSMGNLQTLESLDLSCNHLSGVIPVELSELTFLGVLNLSDNDLQGSIPQGKQFNTFGASSFQGNPMLCGWQVKRLCCTGGDGVQQQSGGGAAYRNSQDMNSTWEYGAAGIGFAVGLATASLPVLFIKTYGVWYWDQVDKLVEFLFKICCFKLGSRRR from the coding sequence ATGACCCATCTAAAGGTGCTAGTTTTGAGGTCCAATCATTTTTATGGGCCAATTATATCCACTGATTCCGAGCAAACACTGCAGATTATTGACGTTTCAAACAATGAGCTTTCAGGGGCTCTTCCACCTCAACTATTCAATAATCTTACTGCTATGATGGTATCTCAATCAACAGAAGGATCCATGTTTTTGCAACTTTCTTCTACAACGCCAAGTTATGTGGTGGTAATACAAACAATCAAAGGAGCAAGTATGTTGATCACCAAAATATTGACCACCTTGACAATCATTGATCTGTCCAACAATCTACTCTCCGGTGAAATTCCAAGAGAAATAGGAAAGCTGAAGGGCTTATACAGTCTCAATATCTCAAACAACGATCTCACTGGTGCCATTCCAAGCTCAATGGGAAATTTGCAGACACTAGAGTCCTTGGACCTCTCTTGCAACCACCTATCTGGAGTCATACCAGTGGAGCTTTCAGAGCTCACTTTTCTTGGGGTCTTAAACCTGTCAGACAATGATCTGCAAGGAAGCATACCTCAAGGAAAGCAGTTTAATACTTTCGGTGCGTCTTCCTTTCAAGGAAACCCTATGCTTTGTGGATGGCAAGTGAAGAGGTTGTGCTGTACTGGAGGAGATGGCGTTCAACAACAGAGTGGTGGTGGTGCTGCATACAGGAACAGCCAAGATATGAACAGTACCTGGGAGTATGGAGCAGCAGGTATAGGATTTGCCGTGGGTCTGGCAACAGCGTCTCTTCCCGTGTTGTTCATCAAAACATATGGGGTTTGGTATTGGGATCAAGTGGACAAACTTGTAGAGTTCCTCTTTAAAATTTGCTGCTTTAAACTTGGTAGCCGCAGAAGATGA
- the LOC116262122 gene encoding serine carboxypeptidase-like 26 — translation MALLLKPVPWVMLFLWNCIWRYIITTGGGGAAAVAEGLGQEKGGYEADRVLRLPGQPANPKLSQFSGYINVNEENGRALFYWFFEAQSQPSQKPLLLWLNGGPGCSSVAYGAAVELGPLLVKKLGTGLQYNKFAWNKEANLLFVESPVGVGFSYTNTSSDLTKLDDQFVAEDTYSFLVNWLKRFPMYRTHDFFIAGESYAGHYVPQLAELVYDRNKEPRKYPFIHLKGFMVGNPSTERFYDSKGMVEFAWGHDIISDDLLLLFSGVCNYGFPNNSDPRCTAGASLFFQSYAGLDIYDVYAPKCLLPKSSSPSPLWVGMPNFNMMRIPQGYDPCYSPYAEDYFNRQDVQIALHANTSGNVPGKWKTCDDSILRTYNFSVPSTLPIYTKLIKAGLRIWVYSGDTDGRLPFIGTRYCIESLGLAINAPWRFWYHKQQVAGRFVEYEGLTMVTVRGAGHLVPLNKPSQSLQLINSFMQGVALPTQN, via the exons ATGGCGCTCCTTCTCAAACCAGTTCCTTGGGTGATGTTATTTCTGTGGAACTGTATCTGGAGGTATATCATCACcacaggaggaggaggagcagcaGCAGTAGCAGAAGGATTGGGGCAAGAAAAGGGTGGGTATGAGGCGGACAGAGTGTTGCGTCTTCCTGGGCAGCCTGCCAATCCAAAGTTATCACAGTTTTCTGGCTACATCAATGTGAACGAAGAGAATGGGAGGGCTCTCTTTTATTGGTTCTTTGAGGCACAGAGCCAGCCATCTCAGAAACCTTTACTGCTGTGGCTGAATGGAG GGCCGGGATGTTCGTCGGTGGCCTACGGTGCTGCAGTTGAGTTGGGCCCTCTTCTCGTTAAGAAGCTTGGAACAGGGCTGCAGTATAATAAATTCGCCTGGAATAaag AAGCAAATTTGCTGTTTGTGGAGTCGCCGGTTGGAGTTGGTTTCTCATACACCAATACCTCATCCGACCTCACTAAACTCGACGACCAGTTCGTCg CGGAGGATACTTATAGCTTCCTGGTTAATTGGCTGAAAAGATTTCCAATGTACAGAACTCATGATTTCTTCATAGCAGGAGAAAGTTATGCAG GGCACTATGTCCCCCAGCTTGCGGAGCTTGTGTACGATCGGAACAAAGAGCCCCGAAAGTACCCATTCATACATCTCAAGGGCTTCATG GTGGGCAACCCATCGACGGAGCGCTTCTACGACTCGAAGGGGATGGTGGAGTTCGCTTGGGGCCACGACATCATTTCCGACGATCTGCTGCTTCTCTTCTCCGGCGTATGCAATTACGGGTTCCCCAACAACTCCGACCCGAGATGTACGGCCGGTGCCTCCCTTTTCTTCCAGTCGTATGCAGGGCTCGACATCTACGATGTCTATGCACCCAAATGCCTTCTTCCCAAATCCTCGTCGCCATCACCATTATGG GTGGGCATGCCAAATTTTAACATGATGAGAATCCCACAAGGATATGACCCATGCTATTCGCCTTATGCTGAGGACTACTTCAACAGGCAGGATGTACAAATCGCTCTCCATGCAAACACTTCCGGCAATGTTCCTGGAAAATGGAAGACCTGCGA CGATTCTATCTTGAGAACGTACAACTTCTCGGTGCCCTCCACCTTGCCCATCTACACCAAACTTATAAAAGCTGGTCTTCGCATTTGGGTGTATAG CGGAGATACGGATGGGCGTCTTCCGTTCATTGGAACAAGGTATTGCATCGAATCATTGGGGCTGGCCATCAATGCCCCGTGGCGTTTTTGGTATCACAAGCAACAG GTTGCTGGAAGATTTGTGGAGTATGAGGGATTAACTATGGTGACAGTGAGAGGAGCAGGGCACCTGGTCCCTCTCAACAAGCCTAGCCAGTCATTGCAGCTCATCAACTCTTTCATGCAAGGGGTGGCGCTGCCTACTCAAAACTGA
- the LOC116261709 gene encoding psbP domain-containing protein 1, chloroplastic has product MSAWSRGLIPPQHLGKLRGWVEQKEMACHFLMSLPVGVPSSNFNRRGVTVVLQANVSAVSSKKQGDAVSVTRRNFISKVFLGYVCSKLRPTDSAFAEQRDVFREYIDTFDGYSLKCPLNWIQVRGSGADVFFRDPFVLDENLSLEISSPSSSRYQSVEDLGPPQAAGEKVLKQYLTEFMSTRLGVRRESSIISTSSKVADDGKLYYIVEVNIKSYANNNELAIMPQDRVTRLEWDRRYLSVLGVENNRLYELRLQSPENVFASEENVLRDVMDSFRVFKSAA; this is encoded by the exons GCAGAAAGAAATGGCATGTCATTTCTTGATGTCCTTACCTGTTGGTGTTCCATCTTCCAATTTTAATAGAAGAGGTGTGACGGTTGTGCTCCAG GCAAATGTTTCTGCTGTGTCAAGCAAAAAGCAG GGTGATGCTGTTTCAGTAACACGCAGGAATTTTATTAGTAAGGTTTTTCTAGGTTATGTTTGCTCAAAGCTGCGCCCAACGGATAGTGCATTTGCAGAGCAAAGAGATGTATTTAGGGAATATATAGACACTTTTGATGGTTACTCCTTGAAGTGCCCCTTGAACTGGATTCAAGTTCGAGGTTCTGGAGCAGATGTATTCTTTCGGGACCCATTTGTTCTTGATGAAAATCTTTCCTTGGAGATAtcatctccttcttcctcaaggtATCAAAGTGTTGAGGATTTAGGTCCTCCTCAAGCAGCTGGAGAGAAAGTATTAAAGCAATATTTGACAGAATTCATGTCAACCAGACTTGGTGTGCGGCGTGAATCAAGTATTATTTCCACATCTTCCAAGGTTGCTGATGATGGGAAGCTTTATTACATAGTTGAA GTGAATATAAAATCATATGCCAACAACAATGAGCTGGCTATCATGCCACAGGACAGAGTCACCCGTCTTGAATGGGATAGGCGCTATCTTTCAGTTCTTGGAGTTGAAAATAATCGTCTATACGAGTTGAGGTTACAGAGCCCAGAGAATGTCTTTGCATCTGAAGAAAATGTGCTGCGTGATGTTATGGATTCATTCAGAGTGTTCAAGTCAGCAGCTTAA
- the LOC116262679 gene encoding LRR receptor-like serine/threonine-protein kinase GSO1, whose protein sequence is MEYPTPCIALLFIYTIFLTTLTAFTHAWLEKPMATSALCLPSQCSALLRLKQGIHLQPGKLISWQKGTNCCHWEGVTCDNSTGFVIELQLSNVSDGYDYDLSRSNRIDPSLFDLSHLRLLNLSNNMFVAEIPTRLVELTHLTHLDLSNCQFYGQIPAEISQMTWLVSLNLSNNYGGLQLRDPNFSVFVKDLGRLQQLNLDNVDISMSGKAVSLALSTSLPKLQTISLIECNIFGPIDELLLHLRSLSYLDLSSNSLSRAPEFLVNLTSLQALKLADCNLQGYFPPGVFLLPELENLQIYDNMELMVSLPLHVHLRSSSIRFLDLSNTMVPMRSFSAISKLSHLSHLQLEESNLVGTIPPSWSSSKIMVLNLHGNSLSGPVPDTFSSFSNLTHLDLSSNSLSGRIPSGLFNLPFLEVFDLSQNNLNGSIPQVIAHDLQHLRQLDLSANQLIGDIPSPFFNLTSLDYLNLANNRLSGQIPSSFNNLPSLKTLFLRDNLLKGGIPTSLCKYSLASLDLSNNNLSGKIPTSLFTIPSLERLNLRNNSFDGPLPAFDGLNKTTQLKFLILGMNSLSGKVPSSITSLYELNKVELSSNHFSGTIDLSLFLSLEGLFWLDLSNNPSLTVLSSNSSFTEETDTNIPQLGYLRLSSCNVKGFPSFLQEQYQLIDLDLSDSDISGEIPSWLWTMGNLQRLSLSNNKLSGFQEPLNGTKSMGSLLTDFLEKVQEIRDVDLSNNEISGKIPFWLWGFGSLEFLSLSHNKLDGFQEPINVTRFKGTSLHYFPSQASPIYYFSVSDNTISGQIPTFICRYHDLQLLNMSINRLSGAIPKCLGRIDKLSVLDLHSNQLQGRIPEGFNNLELLNLNNNFLVGRIPKSLITT, encoded by the exons ATGGAATATCCTACCCCTTGTATTGCACTCTTGTTCATCTACACCATCTTCTTGACCACTCTCACTGCCTTCACTCATGCCTGGTTGGAGAAACCAATGGCAACTTCAGCCCTCTGCCTCCCAAGCCAGTGCTCTGCACTGCTTCGACTCAAGCAGGGCATTCATCTCCAGCCTGGAAAGCTGATTTCATGGCAGAAAGGGACCAATTGCTGTCACTGGGAAGGGGTTACCTGTGATAACTCCACCGGTTTTGTCATCGAACTGCAGCTCTCCAATGTATCAGATGGATACGATTATGATTTAAGCAGAAGCAACAGAATCGATCCTTCTCTGTTTGACCTCTCCCATCTTCGCCTTCTCAATCTTAGCAACAACATGTTTGTTGCTGAGATCCCAACAAGGTTGGTAGAGCTCACCCATCTCACGCACCTCGACCTGTCCAACTGCCAGTTCTATGGACAAATCCCGGCAGAGATATCACAGATGACATGGTTGGTCTCACTTAATCTCTCCAACAATTATGGTGGCCTACAACTCCGGGATCCAAATTTCTCAGTGTTTGTTAAGGATTTAGGTCGTCTGCAACAGCTCAACCTTGATAACGTAGACATCTCCATGAGTGGTAAGGCCGTGAGCTTGGCCCTATCCACGTCACTGCCAAAACTCCAAACTATCAGTTTGATAGAATGCAATATTTTTGGACCCATAGATGAATTGCTTCTTCATCTGCGTTCACTCTCTTACTTGGATCTGAGCTCGAATAGCCTTTCCCGTGCACCAGAGTTCCTCGTCAACCTTACCTCCTTGCAGGCTCTCAAGTTGGCAGACTGCAATCTACAAGGCTACTTTCCTCCGGGTGTTTTCCTATTGCCTGAGCTAGAGAATCTCCAGATCTACGACAACATGGAGTTAATGGTATCTTTACcacttcacgtccatttgaggAGCAGCAGCATTAGGTTTCTTGACCTGTCTAACACAATGGTGCCGATGAGGAGCTTTTCGGCAATCTCGAAACTCAGTCATCTGTCACATTTGCAGTTGGAAGAAAGCAATCTGGTTGGAACCATACCACCATCTTGGAGTTCAAGTAAGATCATGGTCTTGAATCTCCACGGTAATAGTCTAAGTGGTCCTGTCCCTGACACTTTCAGTTCATTTTCCAATCTTACTCATTTAGATCTTAGTTCCAACTCTTTAAGTGGAAGAATCCCCTCTGGTCTCTTCAACCTCCCCTTTCTAGAAGTATTTGACCTTAGCCAAAACAACTTAAACGGTAGCATTCCTCAAGTTATTGCTCATGATCTCCAACATTTAAGACAACTAGATCTCAGTGCCAACCAACTGATCGGGGATATCCCATCTCCTTTTTTCAATCTCACTTCGTTAGACTATCTAAACCTCGCCAATAATCGCTTGAGTGGTCAAATTCCTTCAAGTTTCAACAACCTCCCCTCTCTAAAAACATTGTTTCTCCGTGACAACCTCCTAAAGGGAGGCATCCCCACTTCTCTTTGCAAATACTCTTTAGCGTCACTAGACCTCAGCAACAATAACCTAAGTGGGAAGATCCCTACTTCTCTATTTACTATCCCCTCTTTAGAGAGACTAAACCTTAGAAATAACAGCTTCGACGGTCCACTTCCTGCATTCGATGGCCTCAATAAGACTACGCAACTGAAATTTCTTATTCTTGGTATGAACTCACTGAGTGGAAAAGTTCCATCTTCCATAACTAGTCTCTATGAACTTAACAAAGTAGAGCTCTCCTCTAATCATTTTAGTGGCACCATTGATCTATCATTGTTCCTGAGTTTGGAAGGGCTCTTTTGGTTGGATCTCTCCAATAACCCAAGTTTGACTGTCTTGTCATCCAATTCTAGTTTTACAGAAGAAACCGACACTAATATTCCTCAGCTTGGTTATTTAAGGTTGAGCTCCTGCAACGTCAAGGGTTTCCCTTCTTTCCTCCAAGAGCAATATCAGCTTATTGATCTGGACCTTTCTGATAGTGACATTAGTGGAGAGATACCGTCTTGGTTATGGACCATGGGGAACCTCCAGCGCCTATCTCTCTCCAACAACAAGCTCAGTGGGTTTCAAGAACCACTCAATGGCACTAAATCCATGGGTTCCTTGCTCACGGACTTCTTGGAAAAGGTTCAAGAAATTAGGGACGTGGACCTCTCTAATAATGAAATAAGTGGGAAGATACCATTTTGGTTGTGGGGGTTTGGAAGCCTCGAATTTTTGTCTCTGTCCCACAACAAACTTGATGGGTTTCAGGAACCGATCAACGTCACTCGCTTCAAGGGTACCTCATTGCACTACTTCCCCAGTCAAGCCTCACCAATCTACTACTTTTCAGTGTCAGACAATACAATCAGTGGACAAATCCCGACATTCATCTGCAGGTACCACGATCTACAGCTCCTGAACATGTCCATCAATAGACTCTCAGGTGCCATACCGAAATGTCTTGGCAGGATTGACAAATTAAGTGTTTTGGACCTCCACAGTAATCaattgcaaggcagaattccaGAAGGATTCAACAATTTGGAGTTGCTCAACTTGAATAACAATTTTCTGGTTGGCAGAATTCCAAAATCTCTCATAA CTACATGA